The genomic region GACGCCCGAGCAGGCCTCTATCGACAACGCCAAGAAATTCAACGCCCGACAGCGCGCCGCCTTCCCGCTCTTCATGGGTGCCGGCCTCGAAGCCCAACTCCTCGAGCAAGGCCACGTGCGTGACCGTGCCCCCGACCACCAGCTGCGGCTCCAACAGGAGTTGTGGGACCGTTTTGCGGCGCATGACGATCATTGCCGCGTGGTCGGCGAGGCCTTGAGGCGAGAGATGAAGGCTGCCGCCCCGGAGACCTATCGCCAGGACCTTCTGCGCCTCCGGCATCTGCGCTTGCGCTACGGCTCTATGCGCCGCCCGGTCAACACGTGCGACTTCTGGCGCACCGCCCTGCGCAAATCACTGTCCACAGAGGAGTTCCAGGCTGTCGAGCGCCGGGCCGATCCGACCGCTGCCCAGCGCCAGGCCAACCAAGCCCACGTCACCACACGATTGGCCGCCCGTCTCCAGGCCGGTCAAGCCCGCGCAAACGTCCAACCCACCCTCTGGCAGGCTGCGGCAACCGCACGTGCAACCAGAACCGCCCACACCATGTGAAGAGGGAGGCCTCTTCCCTCCCACGCACTTCATCCCTCTCTACCGGAACGAGCGTTGCGCCAGAACACCCCAGTCCAGAAGTTCCCAACTTCAATCCTTCTTCGCTGGTGAATCACATGTCGTCGTCCGTTTTTCTGTCCGCCTTCCCCCTTCACCTTCATTCCACTCCCCGAGGTCACACCATGCGTAAATTCTTCTCGTCCACCCTGATCCTGATCGCCGCCCTCGCCGGAACGGCCAGCGCCGCTACGCCCACCACGGTCCTCAAGCTGCCCACCACCTGTACCGGCACTACGCTCGGCGAGCTCGTCGCCTGCCGCCTCTCGATCTCCACGCTCGTCGGCCGCGACAAGTACGCTACGGGCAGCGCCATCGAGGACAAGACCCGCGAGGCCGTCGTCATTACCAACGGCATCAAGGCCGGCGCGCCCCTGGGCATCTCCGAGGCCGCCGCCACCAGCTGGTGGGGCGCGCAGATCGAAGCCAGCAAGCAGATCCAGCGCGGCGTCATCACCGGCGCCGAGAATGCGGGTCTGCCGCGCGTCAACAAGGGGCCGAAGGTCGCCGATCTCCGCGGGGCGCTCGATACGCTCACCCTCAAGATGAACGCCCTCTACGGCAAGTCGTGCAGCGACCAGGTCATCACGGATGCCATCAAGGCCGATCCCAACGTGAACGTCCCTGCCCTGCTCACGGCGGCTGGGGGGCTCCCCCGCTGCGTCATCGCCACCCGCTAACGTCTTTCTCCCTCGGGTCCCCATGTGGGGCCTTTTTTCATGTCAGCACGTGGCCACGCTCCGGACACGCCATGCTGCCTCATGTCCCTGACGCCCTGTGCCAGTGCCCCACACGTCTCCACCCGGCGACCGCTCTCCCTCCCCGCCGCCGGCGGGAACCCTGCCGCATGATTGCCCCCATTGATCCGACCACCTACGCCGACGCCCTGGCCCGCATCCAGGCGCTCTGGAACGCCGGCGCCAGCCAGGTCGGCCACCCCGATCACGCCGAGTTCGAAGGGCTCTACGCCGCCCTCACGGTCTACGAGGTCGCCGAAGGCCTGAGTGCCCCCCAGCAGCAGTTCCAGATCGACACCCTCGACCGCCTCCAGTGGTTCGTCGGTAAGAAGGCTGATCTCCAGAGCCGCAAGGTCCGCCTCAGGGCCCAGTACGACGCCATGCTCCGCGACATCGAGCGCAATGAAGAACACCTCGACTGGCGCTACGCCGCGCAGGCCGAACAGGTCCTCCGGTCCAACCTCGGCAA from Deinococcus sp. Leaf326 harbors:
- a CDS encoding host-nuclease inhibitor Gam family protein, producing the protein MIAPIDPTTYADALARIQALWNAGASQVGHPDHAEFEGLYAALTVYEVAEGLSAPQQQFQIDTLDRLQWFVGKKADLQSRKVRLRAQYDAMLRDIERNEEHLDWRYAAQAEQVLRSNLGKGRSLKLLTGTVGLRKSAARVGATDDAALLQALEAAGGDLATVIEPKINLTALNRLIKVEGDVAYLVSEGTVAELPGLSIKPASETFFVKAGKEGEDQE